A single region of the Rutidosis leptorrhynchoides isolate AG116_Rl617_1_P2 unplaced genomic scaffold, CSIRO_AGI_Rlap_v1 contig347, whole genome shotgun sequence genome encodes:
- the LOC139883065 gene encoding uncharacterized protein, giving the protein MTLRSKVKYNFVNGKIQQPDENDVNFPNWDRCNITISCWIMNSISASIQPSIFRFKTTYAMWKDLQGRFSKTDFSRISDIQEEIFSLKQGDLNISDYYTKMRILWDEFDDLRPVLECEYNQVPKGLNAVYAQTRSTIMMMDPIPPLEKVYATVAQYERHNILPSDTNEPTLAAFSSAKGPK; this is encoded by the exons ATGACTCTCAGATCAAAAGTTAAGTACAACTTTGTGAATGGCAAAATTCAACAACCAGATGAAAATGATGTAAACTTCCCTAACTGGGATAGATGTAACATTACTATTTCTTGCTGGATTATGAATTCTATCTCAGCATCAATTCAGCCTTCCATTTTCAGGTTCAAAACAACCTATGCTATGTGGAAGGACCTACAAGGCAGGTTTTCTAAAACAGACTTCTCAAGAATTTCTGACATTCAGGAAGAAATTTTCAGTCTTAAGCAAGGAGATCTCAACATTTCTGATTACTATACAAAAATGAGGATTCTATGGGATGAATTTGATGATCTCAGGCCCGTCCTTGAATGTGAAT ATAATCAGGTTCCTAAAGGGTTAAATGCTGTCTATGCACAAACCAGATCTACAATAATGATGATGGATCCAATTCCACCTCTCGAAAAAGTATATGCAACAGTGGCACAATATGAAAGGCATAATATACTACCTTCTGATACAAATGAGCCAACCTTGGCTGCTTTCTCTTCAGCAAAAGGGCCAAAATAG